In Paenibacillus sp. G2S3, a single window of DNA contains:
- a CDS encoding polysaccharide deacetylase yields the protein MFKKKVWLLFIVLFVCTGLVREIDTVNAAGAAGSLKLGVNDKLTKIDAVSIKDTYYVSLRDLSLELNLNLTLQGVGIHVQGNNGSIELLNDHATALLPNGKTIPLKTFVENGRTMVPVKMTSHLGFSISFKPAQSLLRVYNSGAKLDDAAFVNQHKKDLQQNVTTGTTGTNGKVLYLSFDDGPSATTSQLLDILAKYDVKATFFMLGNNMNAHASQVKRLVKDGHAPALHGMTHVKDKFYASPASALKEMNDDNAILKKITGQSTTLIRTPYGSKPYLTKAYRDKILTQGYHLWDWNVDSEDWRYKNDSNSIYSTVMREVHSLKKSSPVILMHDQKATLKVLPRILEALKKEGYAFHIITSDMEPNNFWNDKR from the coding sequence ATGTTTAAAAAGAAAGTGTGGCTATTATTTATAGTATTATTCGTATGTACTGGTTTGGTACGAGAGATAGATACAGTGAATGCAGCGGGTGCGGCAGGATCCCTGAAATTAGGGGTGAACGATAAATTAACTAAAATTGATGCAGTGTCGATAAAGGATACATATTATGTTTCACTGCGTGATTTGTCCCTAGAACTGAATCTTAATCTTACCCTTCAGGGTGTTGGAATTCATGTTCAAGGGAACAACGGTTCCATCGAACTGCTGAATGATCACGCAACAGCTCTTCTCCCTAATGGAAAGACTATTCCGCTGAAAACATTTGTGGAAAATGGTAGAACGATGGTTCCTGTGAAGATGACCTCTCATCTTGGATTTTCAATTTCGTTTAAGCCAGCTCAATCTTTATTAAGAGTGTATAATTCCGGGGCTAAATTAGACGATGCTGCATTCGTGAATCAACATAAAAAGGATTTGCAACAAAATGTAACTACAGGGACGACGGGCACAAATGGGAAGGTCTTATATCTTAGCTTTGATGATGGCCCATCCGCTACAACCTCTCAACTACTTGATATCTTGGCGAAGTATGATGTGAAGGCAACCTTCTTTATGCTAGGAAATAACATGAACGCACACGCGTCTCAAGTAAAACGCTTAGTGAAAGATGGACATGCACCTGCTTTACACGGCATGACACATGTGAAAGATAAATTTTATGCATCTCCGGCGTCGGCGTTGAAAGAGATGAATGATGATAATGCGATTCTGAAGAAGATTACAGGTCAAAGTACAACGCTGATTCGTACACCTTATGGTAGTAAACCTTATTTAACAAAAGCTTATAGAGATAAGATACTAACTCAAGGGTATCATCTGTGGGATTGGAATGTTGACTCTGAGGATTGGAGATATAAGAACGATAGTAATTCCATCTATAGTACGGTTATGAGAGAAGTTCATAGTCTGAAGAAGAGCAGCCCAGTAATTTTAATGCATGATCAAAAGGCTACACTTAAAGTTCTTCCACGCATCCTAGAGGCGCTGAAGAAAGAAGGCTATGCGTTTCATATTATTACTTCAGATATGGAGCCTAACAATTTTTGGAACGATAAGCGCTAA
- a CDS encoding ABC transporter ATP-binding protein translates to MIEIRGVSKLFQGEKAVDDISLTVRKGTIYGLLGSNGAGKTTLLKTLAGIYSPDKGTVKVDGEVVFEHPTTKQRVIFMPDSPYFFPQSTMLQMAAFYRSIYPSWNQKRFEDLGTVFQLDKKRKLSRFSKGMQRQASFWLCLSCMPDVLIMDEPIDGLDPVMRRQIKNLLFQEVAERELTVIISSHNLREIEDLCDHVGIMHGGKMLIEKDLDDLKADTHKIQVAFRDERHEIPLAAKLQILHQERRGSVNLYIVKGDRERINAAFQVYEPYVFDLLPLTLEEIFIYEMGDVGYDAQPLLL, encoded by the coding sequence ATGATTGAGATTCGAGGAGTCAGCAAGTTATTTCAAGGGGAAAAGGCCGTTGATGATATCTCTTTAACGGTACGTAAAGGGACGATTTATGGGCTGCTCGGGTCTAATGGAGCGGGTAAAACTACGTTGCTGAAGACCTTAGCAGGTATTTACTCTCCAGATAAGGGGACCGTGAAGGTGGATGGTGAAGTGGTATTCGAACACCCAACAACTAAGCAACGGGTTATTTTTATGCCGGATTCTCCTTACTTTTTTCCACAATCCACCATGCTGCAAATGGCAGCCTTCTATCGCTCGATCTATCCGAGCTGGAATCAGAAGCGTTTTGAAGATTTGGGGACCGTCTTTCAGCTCGATAAGAAGCGTAAGCTTAGTCGTTTCTCCAAAGGGATGCAGCGGCAAGCGTCCTTCTGGTTATGTTTAAGCTGTATGCCAGATGTGCTAATTATGGATGAGCCGATTGACGGGTTAGATCCAGTTATGCGACGTCAGATCAAAAACCTGCTATTTCAGGAGGTTGCTGAACGCGAGCTAACGGTAATCATTTCTTCGCATAATCTACGTGAGATCGAGGATCTTTGTGATCATGTCGGGATTATGCATGGTGGAAAAATGTTGATTGAGAAGGATCTGGATGATCTTAAGGCGGATACACATAAAATTCAAGTGGCCTTCCGAGATGAACGACATGAAATTCCTTTAGCTGCGAAGCTGCAAATTCTGCATCAAGAGCGCCGGGGAAGTGTGAATCTATACATTGTAAAAGGGGATCGTGAACGTATCAATGCGGCCTTTCAGGTGTACGAGCCATACGTATTCGATTTGCTTCCATTGACGTTAGAAGAGATCTTTATTTATGAAATGGGGGATGTCGGATATGACGCGCAGCCATTACTACTTTAA
- a CDS encoding ring-cleaving dioxygenase — translation MTLTLKGLHHVSAITGKAQENFKFYTEVLGLRLIKKTVNQDDISVYHLFYGDEKGNPGTELTFFELPMAGRTREGNNSISALSLRVPSDAALTYWEQRFTELNVEHGTIQTLGGRQTLSFRDHERQRFILVSDENDHGVAGGTPWAKSPVPAEYGIVGLGPAHLTVESAEHTAVVLEHLLGFRRKGSYPSTVVGQPDVIVFETGEGGSGAEVHLEERNDLDQEHLGRGGVHHVAFRVDNEEELKQWIEHIRTAQLPNSGFVDRFYFRSLYFREPNGILFELATDGPGFATDEPMESLGESLALPPFLESKREQIEAYLKPLDTRQ, via the coding sequence ATGACTTTAACATTAAAAGGACTACACCACGTATCCGCGATTACAGGTAAAGCGCAGGAAAACTTCAAGTTCTATACTGAAGTACTTGGACTGCGTCTCATTAAAAAGACAGTCAATCAGGATGATATTTCAGTGTATCATTTATTCTATGGTGATGAGAAGGGTAATCCCGGAACTGAATTAACTTTCTTCGAACTCCCAATGGCGGGTCGCACTCGCGAAGGGAATAACAGCATCTCCGCGCTCTCTCTTCGAGTGCCAAGCGATGCCGCACTTACCTATTGGGAGCAGCGCTTCACTGAGCTTAACGTAGAGCATGGAACGATTCAAACACTCGGTGGCCGCCAGACATTATCCTTCCGTGATCACGAGAGACAACGTTTCATCCTCGTATCTGACGAAAATGATCATGGTGTTGCCGGCGGTACGCCTTGGGCCAAAAGCCCGGTACCTGCTGAGTATGGAATTGTTGGTCTAGGTCCCGCACATCTTACCGTTGAAAGTGCAGAGCATACGGCGGTTGTACTGGAGCACTTGCTTGGCTTCCGCCGTAAAGGCTCTTATCCTTCAACAGTAGTGGGTCAACCAGATGTGATCGTATTCGAGACTGGAGAAGGCGGATCGGGCGCAGAGGTTCACTTGGAAGAACGTAATGATCTAGATCAGGAGCATTTGGGACGAGGCGGTGTACACCATGTCGCATTCCGTGTGGATAACGAGGAAGAATTAAAGCAATGGATTGAGCATATTCGCACAGCTCAGCTTCCTAACTCCGGATTCGTGGATCGTTTCTACTTCCGCTCCCTTTATTTCCGTGAGCCTAACGGCATTCTTTTTGAGCTAGCTACTGACGGACCCGGATTTGCTACTGATGAGCCGATGGAAAGTTTAGGTGAATCCCTTGCATTGCCGCCTTTTCTGGAATCCAAGCGTGAGCAAATCGAAGCTTATCTTAAACCGCTGGATACTCGGCAGTAA
- a CDS encoding nucleotidyltransferase domain-containing protein, giving the protein MTEIHPSIIQQLRTIESEEDVRILYACESGSRAWGFPSKDSDYDVRFLYIRRPEAYLSIFGHRDVIERPISEMLDINGWDLKKGLNLFRKSNPPLLEWLESPIRYEEKYAVAESIRELSPQSFSPKSCIYHYLNMARGNYRDYLQGSEVKIKKYFYVLRPLLACAWIEKYNEVPPLDFNVLVQDLIPQGSELQEAVQSLLFRKMSGDELNLEPRLDVINIYLEERIAHYEAVASAFEQSVGVMDEALDVLFRSALIEVWGETGQWNW; this is encoded by the coding sequence ATGACAGAAATACATCCATCGATCATTCAGCAGCTTCGGACTATTGAATCTGAAGAAGATGTTCGCATTTTGTATGCGTGTGAATCGGGGAGCCGGGCTTGGGGATTTCCATCCAAAGATAGTGATTATGATGTTAGATTCCTATACATACGGAGACCTGAGGCGTATTTATCTATTTTTGGGCACAGGGATGTAATAGAACGGCCGATCAGTGAGATGCTTGATATTAACGGTTGGGACTTGAAGAAGGGGCTTAATCTATTTCGGAAATCTAATCCGCCTCTGCTGGAATGGTTAGAATCACCGATTCGCTATGAAGAAAAATACGCTGTAGCCGAAAGTATCCGTGAACTCTCGCCACAAAGCTTTTCGCCAAAATCATGCATTTACCACTATTTGAACATGGCGCGAGGAAATTACCGGGATTATCTGCAAGGCAGTGAGGTTAAAATTAAGAAATATTTTTACGTATTAAGACCACTCTTAGCATGCGCTTGGATTGAAAAATACAACGAAGTGCCGCCGCTCGATTTTAATGTGCTTGTACAGGATTTGATTCCACAAGGTTCAGAATTACAGGAAGCTGTACAGAGCCTGTTATTTCGTAAAATGTCCGGTGATGAACTAAATCTGGAGCCGCGCTTGGATGTTATCAATATTTATTTGGAGGAGCGAATTGCTCATTATGAGGCGGTTGCTTCTGCTTTTGAACAGAGTGTTGGTGTTATGGATGAAGCGTTAGATGTCTTGTTCCGATCAGCACTAATAGAGGTCTGGGGAGAAACGGGGCAATGGAACTGGTAA
- a CDS encoding amino acid ABC transporter ATP-binding protein, with protein MMSSMIEVSDLQKSFGNLDVLKKVSFNIQAGEAVAVIGPSGSGKSTMLRSLVHLEEVTGGSILIQGKPLVENGKYASGASVREITASMGMVFQHFNLFPHLTVRGNLELAPRMLKRESVKEIMARSKDLLSKVGLSEKADVYPAKLSGGQKQRVAIARALMLNPDILLFDEPTSALDPELTGEVLRVIRQLAEENMTMIVVTHEMNFARDVADRVIFMDNGEITESGTPEQIFDHPQQERTRVFLSQESRV; from the coding sequence ATTATGAGTAGCATGATAGAAGTAAGTGATTTACAGAAATCCTTCGGCAATTTGGATGTGTTGAAGAAGGTTAGTTTCAATATTCAGGCGGGTGAAGCCGTCGCTGTTATCGGACCTTCCGGTTCAGGTAAGAGTACAATGCTGCGTAGTCTAGTTCATCTAGAGGAAGTTACGGGTGGAAGCATCTTGATCCAAGGTAAGCCACTCGTGGAGAATGGAAAATACGCTAGTGGTGCAAGTGTTCGTGAGATCACGGCATCCATGGGTATGGTGTTTCAACACTTTAATCTATTTCCACACCTGACGGTGCGAGGCAATCTAGAGCTAGCTCCAAGGATGTTAAAGCGGGAGAGTGTGAAGGAGATTATGGCTAGAAGCAAGGACTTGCTCTCTAAGGTAGGCCTTTCTGAAAAAGCGGATGTGTATCCTGCAAAGCTGTCCGGTGGACAGAAGCAGCGGGTTGCCATCGCGAGAGCGTTAATGCTGAATCCGGATATTTTATTGTTCGATGAACCCACCTCCGCGCTTGATCCCGAACTCACCGGTGAGGTGCTACGCGTCATCCGTCAACTTGCTGAGGAGAATATGACGATGATTGTTGTTACTCATGAGATGAATTTTGCTCGTGATGTTGCGGATCGTGTGATTTTTATGGACAACGGTGAGATCACGGAGTCTGGAACACCGGAGCAGATTTTTGATCATCCACAGCAGGAACGTACCCGGGTTTTTCTGAGTCAAGAGTCGAGAGTGTGA
- a CDS encoding mismatch-specific DNA-glycosylase produces the protein MDEIPDHLDHGLQIVFIGFNPSIRSGEVGHHYANPRNNFWRILHNSGLTPRLYDASEDGELLKLGYGFTNIVARPTRGIDDITREEYNEGRELLRSKLELYRPQVACFVGKGVYTEFSRRTKANWGFQGDIPPMVDGVREFVAPSSSGLVRMPMEEIVGIYRRLAEFAQASDG, from the coding sequence ATGGATGAAATTCCAGATCACCTAGATCACGGATTACAGATTGTATTTATTGGTTTTAACCCGAGTATTCGCTCAGGTGAGGTAGGGCATCACTACGCGAATCCACGGAATAATTTCTGGAGAATTTTACACAATTCAGGACTTACTCCTCGGTTGTACGACGCGTCTGAGGACGGGGAACTGCTTAAGCTGGGGTATGGTTTTACGAATATTGTTGCCAGGCCCACACGCGGAATCGACGATATTACCCGTGAGGAATATAATGAGGGCCGCGAATTGCTTCGCTCCAAGCTGGAATTGTATCGCCCACAGGTCGCCTGTTTTGTAGGAAAAGGTGTATATACAGAGTTTAGTCGTAGGACTAAAGCAAACTGGGGATTTCAAGGGGATATACCTCCGATGGTGGACGGTGTACGTGAATTCGTAGCTCCCTCTTCTAGTGGTCTGGTAAGAATGCCAATGGAGGAGATTGTAGGGATTTACCGTAGGTTAGCCGAGTTTGCGCAAGCGAGTGATGGGTAA
- a CDS encoding AAC(3) family N-acetyltransferase, with protein MHTTASLMKQLQELKLDPRGTILVHSSLKSIGEVEGGADTVLDVLSEYMKDGLLVLPTHTWAYINADNPRFSVQDSPSCVGILPELFRKRPGVIRSWHPTHSVAALGEDAEQFTTGDERWDTPCARGSAWGKLLDRKAEIVLLGVDLRRNTFIHGIEEWVDIPGRMTDSHEELYTITPGGDEIMVPSRRHCGLSWSEHFWKVERELEEGGAMRKGNFGDALVRVCGTVETTDILSQMLKENPDLFSDNEPLHGETKPDPLPKTRREQP; from the coding sequence ATGCATACAACAGCTAGTTTGATGAAACAACTACAGGAACTTAAGCTTGATCCACGGGGGACCATTCTGGTTCATTCCTCTTTAAAAAGTATTGGCGAAGTAGAGGGTGGCGCGGACACGGTGCTGGATGTGCTCAGTGAATATATGAAGGACGGGCTACTTGTACTGCCAACCCATACATGGGCTTATATTAATGCAGACAATCCACGGTTCTCTGTTCAAGATTCCCCATCTTGTGTAGGGATATTACCGGAGCTGTTCCGTAAACGTCCCGGTGTCATTCGCTCTTGGCATCCGACGCATTCTGTAGCGGCGTTGGGTGAAGATGCAGAACAATTTACCACAGGAGATGAACGCTGGGATACGCCATGCGCCCGTGGCTCAGCGTGGGGCAAGCTGCTTGATCGTAAGGCGGAAATTGTATTGCTGGGTGTTGATCTTCGGCGGAATACGTTCATTCACGGGATCGAAGAGTGGGTGGATATTCCAGGCAGAATGACAGATAGCCATGAGGAGCTATATACGATAACACCAGGTGGTGATGAAATCATGGTGCCTTCGCGCAGACACTGTGGTCTCTCGTGGTCGGAGCATTTTTGGAAGGTAGAGCGAGAGCTTGAGGAAGGCGGAGCCATGCGTAAGGGCAATTTTGGAGATGCACTGGTTAGAGTATGTGGAACGGTTGAAACGACGGATATTCTAAGTCAGATGCTGAAGGAAAACCCTGATCTTTTCTCAGATAATGAACCGCTACATGGTGAAACCAAGCCGGATCCGCTTCCGAAGACGAGGCGTGAGCAGCCTTAG
- a CDS encoding amino acid ABC transporter permease yields MKMDYIIQISGPMLEGARTTVLLFLIVILVSIPLGFLVTLMAKSVIKPLAWIAHTYIYVMRGTPLLLQLLFFCFGLPQIPVIGQYLVMDRFVAASLGFILNYGAYFAEIFRGGMLSIDKGQHEAAKVLGLSKWQTLRKVILAQMFRVALPAVANESISLVKDTALLYAVAVPELLNYAKTAVNRDFTVTPFVVAGVIYLLMTLVLTLFFKALEKRFKFE; encoded by the coding sequence ATGAAAATGGATTATATTATACAAATATCCGGGCCGATGTTAGAAGGCGCGCGTACAACAGTTTTATTGTTTCTTATTGTTATTTTGGTATCGATTCCGCTTGGGTTCCTAGTCACCTTGATGGCGAAGAGTGTGATTAAGCCCTTGGCATGGATTGCACATACCTACATCTATGTCATGCGGGGAACACCTCTTTTACTGCAATTGTTATTTTTTTGCTTTGGTTTGCCACAGATTCCGGTGATTGGACAATATCTGGTCATGGACCGTTTCGTTGCGGCGAGTCTAGGGTTTATTCTTAACTATGGGGCATATTTCGCAGAGATCTTTCGTGGTGGCATGCTCTCCATTGATAAAGGGCAGCATGAAGCAGCCAAAGTACTCGGACTGAGTAAATGGCAAACGCTGCGCAAGGTAATTCTAGCTCAAATGTTCAGGGTAGCTTTGCCCGCTGTGGCCAATGAATCGATTTCCTTGGTCAAAGATACGGCTCTACTATATGCCGTTGCTGTACCTGAGCTTCTGAACTATGCCAAAACAGCAGTAAATCGAGACTTTACTGTAACTCCCTTTGTAGTGGCGGGAGTGATTTATTTACTGATGACGCTGGTGCTAACTTTATTCTTCAAAGCACTGGAGAAACGTTTCAAATTCGAGTAA
- a CDS encoding YjjG family noncanonical pyrimidine nucleotidase: MKYDVILFDADDTLFDYGMAESHALSNAFLHVGMPTGAEDYAVSYQEINHALWRDLEQGKISSAALRVERFNRLFAANALELDPEAFSEAYLRFLGEGTFLIQGAIELCEELADCRLAIITNGIKEVQTSRIQGSPLSETFEQIIISEEAGCQKPETGIFDYAFAKLGISDKEKVLIVGDSLTSDIQGGINYGIDTCWFNPLGKENSSGVQPEYEIRDLSELLDIVGKTANPQ; encoded by the coding sequence ATGAAATACGACGTTATTTTATTCGATGCTGACGATACACTGTTTGATTACGGAATGGCAGAAAGTCACGCATTATCTAACGCATTTCTACATGTTGGGATGCCCACAGGTGCAGAGGATTATGCTGTCAGTTATCAGGAGATTAATCATGCGCTGTGGCGGGATTTGGAGCAAGGGAAGATTAGTTCGGCGGCATTACGCGTGGAACGGTTTAATCGGTTATTCGCTGCGAATGCGCTGGAGCTAGATCCTGAGGCGTTTAGTGAAGCGTATCTACGTTTCTTAGGCGAGGGAACCTTTCTGATCCAGGGAGCGATCGAGCTTTGTGAGGAACTTGCTGATTGTCGACTGGCAATCATTACGAACGGAATTAAGGAAGTGCAGACTTCCAGAATCCAAGGGTCACCGCTTAGTGAAACATTTGAGCAGATCATTATTTCAGAGGAAGCTGGCTGTCAGAAGCCGGAGACAGGAATTTTTGATTATGCTTTTGCCAAACTGGGGATTTCGGATAAGGAAAAAGTACTGATTGTTGGAGACTCCTTAACCTCTGATATTCAAGGCGGCATTAATTATGGGATTGATACCTGCTGGTTTAACCCGCTCGGTAAAGAGAATTCGTCGGGTGTTCAACCAGAATACGAAATTCGAGATCTGTCGGAGCTATTAGACATTGTAGGGAAGACAGCTAATCCTCAATAA
- a CDS encoding GntR family transcriptional regulator encodes MFELDVRSRKPIYEQLTDKVKEMILHGILQTDEQLPSVRMLSQQLTVNPNTIQKAYRELEREGYIYSLQGKGSFVAPMKKEQNEIKKAEVRDELLRLMAEAVYLGFTAAEISSLYEQVEKQREGGKSND; translated from the coding sequence ATGTTCGAATTGGATGTTCGTAGTCGGAAGCCGATTTATGAGCAGCTGACCGATAAGGTCAAGGAAATGATTCTGCATGGTATATTGCAGACGGATGAACAGCTACCTTCTGTAAGGATGTTATCCCAGCAGCTAACCGTGAATCCCAATACGATTCAGAAGGCTTACCGTGAATTGGAACGTGAGGGATATATCTATTCACTGCAGGGGAAAGGGAGTTTTGTAGCCCCGATGAAAAAAGAACAAAATGAGATCAAAAAAGCTGAAGTCCGGGATGAGCTGCTCAGACTGATGGCGGAAGCGGTATATCTTGGGTTCACCGCAGCTGAGATTAGTTCATTGTATGAGCAAGTGGAGAAGCAGAGAGAAGGAGGGAAGAGTAATGATTGA
- a CDS encoding amino acid ABC transporter substrate-binding protein, translating to MKKNALLVLFMIMVIAALSGCSSSGSKDGKLVIGIDDKFAPMGFRDENNEIVGFDIDYARAAAEKMGKEITFQPIDWSAKESELNSGRIDMIWNGYTITDERKEKVLFTKPYLENSQVVVVLADSSISKLNDLAGKEVGLQSLSSAADALNANPIKEQIANVSEFPDNVLALTDLKTKRLDGVVIDEVVARYYMSKEPNTFKLLDESLAPEQYGIGIKKGNEALLEELQKALDEMNSDGTAEKISTKWFGENKVLK from the coding sequence ATGAAGAAAAATGCACTTTTAGTTTTATTTATGATCATGGTTATTGCAGCTTTATCAGGCTGTTCGTCTTCTGGGAGCAAGGATGGAAAGCTGGTAATCGGAATCGATGATAAGTTCGCTCCAATGGGCTTTAGAGATGAGAACAATGAAATTGTTGGGTTTGATATCGACTATGCCAGAGCTGCAGCTGAGAAAATGGGTAAAGAAATCACTTTTCAGCCTATTGACTGGTCGGCTAAGGAGTCAGAACTGAATAGTGGGCGCATTGATATGATTTGGAATGGTTATACCATCACAGATGAACGTAAGGAAAAGGTGTTATTCACTAAGCCATATCTTGAAAATAGCCAGGTAGTAGTGGTATTAGCGGATTCCTCTATTTCGAAGCTTAATGATTTGGCTGGTAAAGAGGTAGGCCTTCAAAGTCTATCCTCCGCAGCCGATGCTTTAAATGCTAATCCGATTAAAGAACAAATTGCTAATGTATCGGAATTTCCGGATAACGTGCTAGCGCTCACAGATTTGAAGACTAAGCGCCTGGACGGTGTAGTCATTGATGAAGTGGTAGCCAGATATTATATGTCAAAAGAGCCTAATACCTTTAAACTGCTAGATGAATCGCTTGCTCCTGAGCAGTACGGTATTGGAATTAAGAAAGGTAATGAGGCACTGCTGGAAGAACTTCAAAAAGCTTTAGATGAAATGAACAGCGATGGAACGGCTGAGAAGATCTCCACGAAGTGGTTTGGTGAGAATAAGGTATTGAAATAG
- a CDS encoding MraY family glycosyltransferase produces MSFSIVYFLIPPLGRLAFRLDFVDKPRQDVERKIHREPIPLTASYAIFIGFFITYLVFAREFSMETVALFAGGVLLLTIGTIDDWYKTKGKDFPALPKMIVQVSAAVLVYLSGNAFTGFYNPFSGDYIVLPVVLQFLLTIIWIFGVTTVINFSDGMDGLAGALTAISAITLFIVALTKGQSSSAIMAIALVGVTIAYLRYNKPPAKIFMGDAGATFLGFILAVIALDGAFKQATALSLFIPILALGVPIFDNIFVVVKRFIQGKSIYQADATQAHYRLLRAGLSQKQVVAVLCLISVCLSLSSIILLLIET; encoded by the coding sequence ATGTCTTTTTCTATCGTCTACTTTCTAATTCCGCCGCTCGGCAGACTAGCTTTCCGACTCGATTTTGTGGACAAGCCTCGTCAGGACGTTGAGCGTAAAATTCATAGAGAGCCAATACCGCTTACGGCCAGTTACGCCATATTCATCGGATTCTTCATTACTTATTTGGTATTTGCCCGTGAATTCTCCATGGAGACCGTCGCACTGTTTGCAGGTGGCGTACTGCTGCTGACCATAGGCACCATAGATGATTGGTACAAAACAAAGGGTAAAGATTTCCCTGCACTGCCCAAAATGATTGTACAGGTTAGTGCGGCTGTTCTCGTTTATCTTTCCGGCAACGCATTTACAGGCTTCTACAACCCCTTCTCAGGGGATTATATCGTTCTACCCGTTGTATTACAGTTTCTGTTGACGATTATCTGGATCTTCGGCGTAACTACTGTCATTAATTTCTCGGATGGTATGGATGGGTTGGCTGGTGCATTAACTGCTATTTCGGCCATAACACTATTTATTGTCGCATTAACTAAGGGGCAATCCTCTTCTGCGATTATGGCGATTGCGCTCGTCGGTGTCACCATTGCTTATCTGCGCTATAACAAACCGCCTGCCAAAATCTTTATGGGCGACGCCGGAGCTACCTTTCTCGGCTTCATCCTTGCGGTAATCGCACTCGACGGTGCGTTTAAGCAAGCCACGGCCCTGTCGCTGTTCATCCCGATTTTGGCGCTGGGCGTTCCGATCTTCGACAATATTTTTGTCGTCGTCAAACGCTTTATCCAAGGCAAGTCCATTTATCAGGCCGACGCTACCCAGGCTCATTACCGCCTGCTCCGTGCAGGTCTGAGCCAGAAGCAAGTCGTTGCCGTGTTATGCTTGATCAGCGTCTGCTTATCTTTATCCTCAATCATTCTGCTGCTAATCGAGACTTGA
- the qoxA gene encoding cytochrome aa3 quinol oxidase subunit II codes for MNKKGPLYALFLSLILLLPGCSSIAVLNPKGPAARTLSDTIILSIVVMLGVLAVVYILYVFVLLKYRAKKSNEDYIPPHEEGNKWLEAIWITIPIIIVAFLSVVTVKTTVDVENVAADYKDQKPLVIYASSSNWKWHFSYPEEGIETVNYVNIPVHRAVEFRLYSFGTISSLWIPQLGGQKYAMSDMLTTLHLSADTVGSYTGRNANFNGKGFAHMEFEALAMTDKDYQEWVKDVKETAGPLTEDEFKGLLKMEYVGRKTYTNTHLSFSPPPGDHGDHMSNNGKEMDMDNGTVEHQDNKEIHPTPAPSSETEFNSEPNPELDEQSTSHEGH; via the coding sequence ATGAACAAAAAGGGACCGTTATACGCTTTATTTCTCAGCCTAATTTTACTCTTGCCAGGATGCAGTTCAATCGCTGTTCTGAATCCGAAGGGGCCGGCTGCGAGAACGCTGTCTGACACGATCATCCTCTCCATTGTTGTGATGCTCGGTGTTCTAGCAGTTGTCTACATCTTATATGTCTTCGTACTATTGAAATACCGCGCTAAGAAAAGTAACGAAGATTATATTCCTCCTCACGAGGAAGGAAACAAATGGTTGGAGGCCATCTGGATCACCATTCCGATTATTATCGTGGCGTTCCTCTCTGTGGTCACTGTCAAAACGACAGTAGATGTAGAAAACGTTGCAGCGGATTATAAAGATCAGAAACCGCTTGTAATCTATGCTTCCTCCTCCAACTGGAAATGGCATTTCAGCTATCCTGAGGAAGGTATTGAAACTGTAAACTATGTGAACATTCCAGTTCACCGCGCTGTCGAGTTCAGATTGTACTCTTTCGGTACGATCTCAAGTCTCTGGATCCCACAATTGGGAGGACAGAAATACGCGATGAGTGACATGCTTACAACACTGCATCTTTCAGCGGATACTGTAGGTTCTTATACCGGTAGAAATGCGAACTTTAATGGTAAGGGTTTTGCCCACATGGAATTTGAAGCCCTTGCGATGACGGATAAGGACTATCAAGAATGGGTCAAAGACGTTAAAGAAACAGCAGGTCCACTAACCGAAGACGAATTCAAAGGTCTTTTGAAAATGGAATATGTCGGACGTAAAACGTATACCAACACTCACTTATCCTTTAGCCCTCCTCCGGGAGATCATGGCGACCATATGAGTAATAATGGTAAAGAAATGGATATGGATAATGGAACTGTGGAGCACCAGGATAATAAAGAAATCCACCCGACTCCTGCACCATCTAGCGAGACCGAATTCAACAGTGAGCCTAATCCAGAACTGGATGAACAGAGCACTTCACATGAAGGACATTAG